A window from Hyalangium ruber encodes these proteins:
- a CDS encoding trypsin-like peptidase domain-containing protein, giving the protein MRLSGMRWWVLTGVLLASVAQADQARRRDAVVEVVQKVSPAVVYIGTEQEVESRFRGRRSPLEDFFGGYEQPQRRRVQGLGSGAIIDASGIIVTNEHVIRGASAIHVVLEDGRTLDAEVLGSDAGNDLAVLKVSAREPLPTAKLGTSSDLMIGETVVAIGSPFGLSKTVTAGVVSAVGRTFRAEDGRVYNDFVQTDAAINPGNSGGPLLNVDGEIIGINTAIFASAQGIGFAIPADKVRRIVEELTRFGKVRPAWVGIEALDLAPQVASQVGWDRTYGALVAAVEPGSPAEQAGVQRGDVLAEMGGSRVSDADDFDTRVRGYPARSAFPLTVFRQGGLRTLQVTPVEFPTRMIETLAWERLGLRVKEARGGGMALSAVRPGSAAEEVGLVAGDVILRVNNQQVANSDSFREALLTARRGRSVLLLVRRGRYGYHITLPFQGQRL; this is encoded by the coding sequence ATGAGGCTCTCAGGTATGAGGTGGTGGGTTCTGACCGGAGTGTTGCTGGCCTCCGTCGCCCAGGCGGACCAGGCGCGGCGGCGGGATGCGGTGGTGGAGGTGGTGCAGAAGGTCTCCCCCGCGGTCGTCTATATCGGCACCGAGCAGGAGGTGGAGTCGCGCTTCCGCGGCCGGCGCTCCCCGCTGGAGGACTTCTTCGGCGGGTACGAGCAGCCGCAGCGGCGGCGGGTGCAGGGGCTCGGCAGCGGCGCCATCATCGACGCCTCCGGCATCATCGTCACCAACGAGCACGTCATCCGCGGGGCCTCCGCCATCCACGTCGTCCTGGAGGACGGGCGCACGCTGGACGCGGAGGTGCTCGGCAGCGACGCGGGCAATGATCTGGCGGTGCTCAAGGTGAGCGCCCGGGAGCCGCTGCCCACCGCGAAGCTGGGCACGAGCTCGGATCTGATGATCGGCGAGACGGTGGTCGCCATCGGCAGCCCCTTCGGCCTGTCGAAGACGGTGACGGCGGGCGTGGTGTCCGCCGTGGGCCGCACGTTCCGCGCCGAGGACGGGCGCGTCTACAACGACTTCGTGCAGACGGACGCGGCCATCAACCCAGGCAACTCGGGCGGCCCGCTGCTCAACGTGGACGGAGAGATCATCGGCATCAACACCGCCATCTTCGCCAGCGCGCAGGGCATCGGCTTCGCGATCCCCGCCGACAAGGTGCGCCGCATCGTCGAGGAACTCACGCGCTTCGGGAAGGTGCGCCCGGCGTGGGTGGGCATCGAGGCGCTGGATCTGGCCCCTCAGGTGGCGAGTCAAGTCGGATGGGATCGCACCTACGGCGCGCTGGTGGCCGCCGTCGAGCCTGGCAGCCCCGCTGAGCAGGCAGGCGTGCAGCGCGGGGACGTGCTGGCGGAGATGGGCGGCTCTCGCGTCTCGGATGCCGATGACTTCGACACCCGCGTGCGTGGCTATCCGGCCCGCTCCGCCTTCCCGCTCACCGTCTTCCGCCAGGGCGGACTGCGCACACTCCAGGTGACACCCGTGGAGTTCCCCACTCGGATGATCGAGACGCTCGCGTGGGAGCGACTCGGACTTCGAGTGAAGGAGGCTCGCGGCGGCGGCATGGCCCTGTCCGCCGTCCGTCCCGGCTCCGCGGCCGAGGAGGTGGGCCTGGTTGCCGGGGATGTGATCCTTCGGGTGAACAACCAGCAGGTCGCCAACTCGGACAGCTTCCGAGAGGCCCTGCTCACGGCGCGACGGGGGCGTAGCGTCTTGTTGCTCGTCCGCCGGGGGCGATATGGCTACCACATCACCCTCCCGTTCCAAGGCCAACGCCTCTAG
- a CDS encoding serine/threonine-protein kinase, with protein sequence MSQVSYQPLGPLMSGEGSRAFLGLALEDGVAPHPVVLIWAPPEVAQDADLTDKLRRETQRAVVFEHPNILRVHGLVSLEQGLARVTEYADGESLRRVLEVTPRIPPPLAARLVADAAMGAHYAHMAGNDDGSPLVHGDLRPETLIISFQGVCKVTGYGALGVAPRERGGRRVRNRRKYSAPEQLLGGREAVNIQTDVFLLGLVLYECLTGKVPFKDAKDADTATLTEALPHLPPNIPKELDAVVQKATAKRANERYPSALAMRDALVAAMGDLPQQDVLSVFMNRLFPVKETARAARAQVISLGMEQALRRSEANWPTVVPSAQPHRPAPEAAPSAPAPKAAPVPAPKSPTRTAELPATPVRASAPAPVPAPVPAATAAVSAPVAAAPAPNVPVAPAPSAPASQRSRLPLVIGALALVSAAAAVVVWRGKLPGDYSFSSEAGDAGVSLASLTPGPAPIDPLAMPDAGEAPDAGVADGGVDAGTELELIVDPRVDILLSDGGVLGRTPLTAPMPAGRHVLSLSNPALGIQTARSVTVNLTGRTTQRFYLNKGFVTIRGPEGSIVQVDGRKVGTTPVEELDLYEGYHRLVVTVGSARWTKSFQLDATQRVTFTVDFEEPEEEP encoded by the coding sequence ATGAGTCAGGTCAGCTATCAGCCCCTCGGTCCCTTGATGTCTGGCGAGGGCTCTCGCGCGTTCCTCGGGCTGGCGCTCGAGGATGGCGTCGCGCCCCACCCCGTGGTGCTCATCTGGGCACCACCGGAGGTCGCGCAGGACGCGGACCTGACGGACAAGCTGCGCCGCGAGACACAGCGTGCCGTCGTCTTCGAGCACCCCAACATCCTGCGCGTGCATGGCCTGGTGTCACTGGAGCAAGGCCTGGCGCGCGTCACCGAGTACGCCGACGGCGAGTCGCTGCGCCGCGTGCTGGAGGTGACTCCGCGCATTCCTCCTCCGCTGGCCGCGCGGCTGGTGGCGGACGCGGCCATGGGCGCGCACTACGCGCACATGGCGGGCAATGACGATGGCTCGCCATTGGTCCACGGCGACCTGCGCCCGGAGACGCTGATCATCTCCTTCCAGGGCGTGTGCAAGGTGACGGGCTACGGCGCGCTGGGCGTGGCGCCTCGGGAGCGCGGCGGGCGCCGCGTGCGCAACCGGCGCAAGTACAGCGCGCCCGAGCAGCTGCTGGGCGGTCGCGAGGCCGTCAACATCCAGACCGACGTGTTCCTGCTGGGCCTCGTGCTCTACGAGTGCCTCACCGGCAAGGTGCCCTTCAAGGACGCCAAGGACGCGGACACCGCCACCCTCACCGAGGCGCTGCCGCACCTGCCTCCCAACATCCCCAAGGAGCTCGACGCGGTGGTGCAGAAGGCCACCGCCAAGCGCGCCAACGAGCGCTACCCCTCCGCGCTCGCGATGCGCGATGCGCTCGTGGCGGCCATGGGCGATCTGCCCCAGCAGGACGTGCTCTCCGTCTTCATGAACCGGTTGTTCCCGGTGAAGGAGACGGCGCGCGCGGCACGGGCTCAGGTGATCTCGCTCGGAATGGAGCAGGCGCTGCGGCGCTCGGAGGCGAACTGGCCCACCGTGGTCCCCTCCGCGCAGCCGCACCGCCCTGCTCCCGAGGCAGCGCCCTCCGCACCCGCGCCGAAGGCCGCTCCGGTTCCGGCGCCGAAGTCCCCGACCCGAACGGCGGAGCTTCCGGCGACTCCGGTTCGGGCCTCCGCGCCCGCGCCTGTTCCCGCTCCCGTGCCCGCGGCCACTGCCGCCGTCAGCGCCCCCGTGGCCGCTGCTCCCGCGCCCAACGTACCCGTGGCTCCCGCGCCCAGCGCGCCCGCCTCGCAGCGCTCGCGCCTCCCGCTCGTGATTGGCGCGCTCGCCCTGGTCAGCGCGGCGGCGGCGGTCGTGGTGTGGCGAGGGAAGCTGCCCGGTGACTACTCCTTCTCCTCCGAAGCGGGCGACGCGGGTGTCTCCCTGGCCTCTCTCACCCCGGGCCCCGCGCCCATCGATCCGCTGGCGATGCCTGACGCGGGCGAGGCGCCAGATGCCGGCGTCGCGGATGGCGGCGTGGATGCCGGAACGGAACTCGAGCTGATCGTCGATCCGCGCGTGGACATCCTCTTGTCGGATGGCGGAGTGCTCGGCCGCACGCCGCTGACGGCGCCGATGCCCGCGGGCCGTCACGTGCTCTCCCTGAGCAACCCGGCGCTGGGCATCCAGACGGCGCGCTCGGTCACCGTGAACCTCACGGGCCGCACCACGCAGCGCTTCTACTTGAACAAGGGCTTCGTCACCATTCGTGGGCCCGAGGGCTCCATCGTCCAGGTCGACGGGCGCAAGGTGGGCACCACTCCTGTCGAGGAGCTGGACCTCTACGAGGGCTACCACCGGCTCGTCGTCACCGTGGGCTCGGCGCGGTGGACCAAGTCCTTCCAGCTCGATGCGACCCAGCGCGTCACCTTCACGGTGGACTTCGAGGAGCCGGAAGAAGAGCCCTGA